Proteins from a genomic interval of Ptychodera flava strain L36383 chromosome 7, AS_Pfla_20210202, whole genome shotgun sequence:
- the LOC139137571 gene encoding uncharacterized protein — protein MTMARYAVSFALILYSTTLLVHGLTNDELAKFRTTGIAESNTNQIGWVSVATEGDLHIFTSNVIPDHQTGSFPNQDNPHSIIEQDFQISVPVTPTEAETPGCLPMGPIGISVNGIPIFNLFNARGEDATEVEVFHVCNGHPDPTGRYHYHDLPTCLLDRSNDESELIGVAIDGYPIYGPTDENGNNLTSADIDVCSGRYVDGFYQYHFTEHYPYSIGCLKGVPAQTNFMGQCYFACNKIGTDRDSDLSFCDSQTDGSQMPGGQVPDGNNPGGQMPSGGNPGGQTPTSGRRPDGQTPSSGRPSGQMPSGSSPDGQIPSGNRPDGQTPRVGRPRGSSGQIPNGGHPESQAPSVGGQDGQMPSLSRNDGRMQVSSGYFPSRLPSSYFPGAKLPITDYQARQMPSNALSDRQLQTLSNKYYQNNLMPDGGYTGRQGADGYYNDMVDGYYQGNQIASGYPEGRQTFDGDNIGNEMQSGQYWDAFNQKPEFDETPSRQFGPHGPTQNLNTGRRFKRSMLRRVLLGS, from the coding sequence ATGACAATGGCACGTTATGCTGTATCATTTGCGTTAATACTATACAGCACGACTCTGTTGGTACATGGACTCACGAACGACGAACTGGCCAAGTTCAGAACAACTGGAATTGCCGAGTCAAACACGAACCAGATTGGTTGGGTGTCAGTTGCCACCGAGGGCGATCTTCACATTTTCACCAGCAACGTTATCCCCGACCATCAAACAGGATCTTTCCCGAATCAAGACAACCCTCACAGTATCATAGAACAAGATTTCCAGATATCTGTTCCGGTAACTCCTACTGAAGCTGAAACACCAGGCTGTTTGCCGATGGGACCGATCGGCATATCTGTGAATGGCATCCCAATATTCAATCTCTTCAACGCTCGAGGTGAAGACGCCACTGAAGTTGAAGTATTCCATGTATGCAACGGACACCCTGACCCAACAGGAAGGTATCATTATCATGATTTGCCCACGTGTCTTCTTGATCGTAGCAATGACGAATCAGAGCTCATTGGTGTGGCCATCGATGGTTATCCAATTTATGGTCCAACAGATGAAAATGGCAATAATCTCACTTCAGCTGATATAGATGTCTGTAGTGGTCGATATGTCGATGGGTTCTATCAATACCATTTCACAGAGCACTATCCATATTCCATCGGTTGCTTGAAAGGTGTCCCTGCACAAACCAATTTCATGGGTCAATGCTATTTTGCCTGCAATAAAATCGGTACAGATCGGGACAGTGATTTGAGTTTCTGCGACAGTCAAACCGATGGAAGTCAGATGCCAGGTGGCCAGGTTCCTGATGGTAACAATCCAGGGGGTCAGATGCCAAGTGGTGGCAATCCTGGTGGTCAGACGCCAACAAGTGGTAGGCGCCCTGATGGCCAGACGCCAAGTAGTGGCCGACCAAGTGGTCAAATGCCAAGTGGCAGCAGTCCTGATGGCCAGATTCCAAGTGGAAACCGCCCTGACGGTCAGACGCCACGTGTTGGACGGCCAAGGGGTTCCAGTGGTCAGATTCCAAACGGCGGCCATCCTGAAAGTCAGGCGCCAAGTGTTGGTGGTCAAGATGGACAAATGCCAAGTCTTAGCCGCAATGATGGTCGAATGCAAGTATCAAGTGGGTATTTTCCGAGTAGATTGCCAAGTAGTTACTTTCCTGGAGCTAAATTGCCAATTACTGATTATCAGGCCCGACAAATGCCAAGCAACGCTCTCTCTGATCGTCAATTACAAACTTTAAGTAATAAATACTACCAAAATAATCTGATGCCTGATGGTGGCTACACTGGCAGACAGGGTGCCGACGGATACTACAACGATATGGTCGATGGATATTACCAAGGAAACCAGATCGCGAGTGGTTACCCCGAGGGAAGACAAACATTCGACGGTGATAATATTGGTAACGAGATGCAGAGTGGCCAGTATTGGGATGCTTTCAATCAAAAACCAGAATTCGATGAAACACCGAGCCGGCAGTTTGGGCCACACGGACCAACTCAAAATTTGAACACAGGCAGGCGATTTAAGAGATCAATGCTAAGACGTGTGCTTCTAGGGtcataa
- the LOC139136505 gene encoding uncharacterized protein KIAA1958-like: MADNTVADDHDGEMIEWLMSLGADKLDEVLGPASFSIRKMDGTEYEPSTLTNMKCSLERYLRSKNYSASLNDRVFHKLNQAIRAKQVHLKGQGKGRKELKSEEISAEEEETMWQAGVLGINNPQSANFTMFFYSENTWMRGRNEHQLIKFTGIVTGHVRN, encoded by the coding sequence ATGGCTGACAACACTGTAGCTGACGATCACGACGGTGAAATGATCGAGTGGCTAATGTCACTTGGAGCTGATAAACTCGACGAAGTTTTGGGACCAGCAAGTTTTTCAATAAGAAAGATGGATGGCACTGAATATGAACCCTCGACCCTGACCAACATGAAGTGCAGCCTAGAGAGATACCTTCGTAGTAAGAATTACTCAGCAAGTTTGAACGACCGTGTATTTCATAAACTGAACCAAGCGATAAGAGCGAAACAAGTACATTTGAAAGGCCAAGGTAAAGGAAGAAAGGAACTGAAGTCGGAAGAAATTTCAGCAGAGGAGGAAGAAACTATGTGGCAGGCTGGAGTACTGGGAATTAATAACCCACAGAGCGCGAATTTCACCATGTTCTTTTATTCGGAAAACACTTGGATGAGAGGTAGAAACGAGCATCAGCTAATAAAATTTACCGGTATCGTGACCGGCCACGTTAGGAACTGA